In Silene latifolia isolate original U9 population chromosome X, ASM4854445v1, whole genome shotgun sequence, the following proteins share a genomic window:
- the LOC141622926 gene encoding uncharacterized protein LOC141622926, which produces MENKKQHKGCSSSSLASQLFGPPKSDVLASIFPPSKGVGRNYACSEVRGSWQKEPSGSENQKLNTPTIQDNQATNKDGSSIYEEERAEPSYLSSSLYYGGQETYLRSTTHQTSYSYPKFKKDDGEDDSSGAARGNWWQGSLYY; this is translated from the exons ATGGAGAACAAGAAGCAACACAAGGGTTGTTCTTCATCATCACTTGCTTCTCAGCTTTTTGGACCTCCTAAATCCGATGTTCTCGCTTCCATTTTCCCTCCTTCCAAG GGAGTGGGGCGAAATTATGCTTGCTCTGAGGTGAGAGGATCATGGCAGAAAGAGCCTTCTGGGTCTGAGAATCAGAAATTGAATACTCCTACCATACAAG ACAACCAGGCGACTAATAAAGATGGGAGCTCCATTTATGAGGAAGAGAGAGCGGAACCAAGTTATTTGAGCTCCTCACTTTATTACGGTGGTCAAGAAACTTACTTGAGATCGACCACTCATCAAACCTCCTACTCGTATCCTAAA TTCAAGAAAGATGACGGTGAAGATGATTCGAGTGGAGCTGCAAGGGGTAACTGGTGGCAAG GATCACTTTACTACTAG
- the LOC141622927 gene encoding universal stress protein PHOS34-like, with product MAGRRIGVAMDFSEGSKAALKWAIDGLLKKEDTLIVIHVKHRQALESRNLIWVDTGSPLIPFAELHNAGVMHGYGVEIDPEVLGLLDTIANQLQVTVLGKIYWGDAREKVCEAVGAHELDALIMGSRGLSSIQRVLMGSVTSYVLEHAACPVTVVKAKNHH from the exons ATGGCAGGGAGAAGGATAGGAGTTGCCATGGATTTCTCAGAAGGAAGCAAAGCAGCACTAAAATGGGCAATTGATGGATTATTGAAGAAAGAGGATACACTTATTGTTATCCATGTTAAGCATCGTCAAGCATTGGAATCTCGTAACCTTATTTGGGTCGACACCGGTTCTC CTTTGATACCGTTTGCTGAGCTCCACAACGCCGGGGTGATGCATGGCTATGGAGTGGAAATTGATCCTGAGGTCCTTGGCTTACTTGACACAATTGCCAACCAGCTTCAG GTAACCGTCCTCGGTAAAATTTACTGGGGAGATGCAAGGGAGAAAGTTTGTGAAGCGGTTGGAGCCCATGAACTAGATGCTCTAATAATGGGAAGCAGAGGCCTTAGCTCTATTCAAAG GGTGTTGATGGGAAGCGTGACGAGCTATGTGCTAGAGCATGCAGCATGCCCAGTGACAGTGGTTAAGGCTAAAAACCACCATTAA